A genomic region of Chryseobacterium sp. KACC 21268 contains the following coding sequences:
- a CDS encoding SH3 domain-containing protein: MSLQDKYASVVSAAQSAGLSDLSVQEQDGVLYITGKAANSASKDSVWNALGAIDSSYTATDINIDVQVSGLAAGASLTVATDDSNLNIRQEPSTDASIVGKAAKGETVTLVEQSSDDWWKIKTADGEEGYAYARYLKA; encoded by the coding sequence ATGAGCTTACAAGATAAATACGCAAGTGTCGTTTCTGCAGCTCAGTCTGCTGGACTTTCTGACCTTTCTGTTCAAGAGCAGGATGGCGTTTTGTACATCACGGGAAAAGCGGCTAACAGCGCTTCAAAAGATTCTGTTTGGAACGCTCTAGGCGCTATCGACTCTTCTTATACGGCGACCGACATCAACATCGATGTTCAGGTTTCTGGATTGGCTGCTGGTGCTTCTTTGACGGTTGCAACAGATGATTCTAATTTGAACATTCGTCAAGAGCCTTCAACGGACGCTTCTATCGTAGGGAAAGCTGCAAAAGGTGAAACCGTAACTTTGGTGGAGCAATCTTCCGATGACTGGTGGAAAATCAAAACAGCTGACGGCGAAGAAGGTTACGCTTATGCAAGATATTTGAAAGCTTAA
- a CDS encoding carbohydrate-binding domain-containing protein: MRKSILLIVVMLFSFSMKAQQKVVVHNSGNTMYASPIASVDSIKLDNTYSKFKLSGQTSTLDIRKNVIDSLTFTNNAVNLDKIYIIYNGTDNATIINPYSASGVTITATGGTVAVTSTSATSNLEYNLLGTSASGSLTMSSTSTAKFVLNNLNLTNAAGPAIIVTGAQTHTFTLQTGTTSSLTDGSTNTKNGALQTDGKIIFTGTGSLNINGIKKHGVSTSKDIEIQNGTITVSGAASDGLHSEGFTMSNGTLKVTAVGDAVDAGDAAVSISGGSISSTLASADVKGVKTGSNTINISGGTINLILTGAQSKAISAKGNITISGGNIMTNLSGAAVLTASGTGFDPSYSTAIKTDGVLTVSNATINLTLASTANGGKGISTGKEININSGNITISTAGNGAAYTNTTGVADSYSSSAISSDTDINILGGTLILTNSGTASKGIKADGNVSISGGSTTVNLSGATLLNASGSGFNPSYPTGIKADGKVTILSGTVTVTGTTTATGTKGISADADIEISGGTINITTAGAGAKYTNTTGATDSYSSAAISGDANVIISGGSLTTNSSGIAGKGIKSDGQVTIGTATGNPTLKITTTGARLLVSGTDYSHPKTLVAAKAIVINNGNNTFTSTDDGIHSDVSVTINGGTNTVSAISATSGVGEGVEAPLITFAGGVNNITASNDGINATYGTVSGGTEGNDGSHLYITGGINIVTGSDAIDSNGNITISGGTTIVNGPTSQPEEGIDYNGTFLMNGGTLISAGSNANMTKAMGTASTQVSMYIKSSAQLAATSLLHIENVAGTEVVTFKPKNAVYYFHFSSPNLAKSTQYKIYFGGSYTGGSFAGGATTWGLYTGGTYSTTGATLKSTTTTSASATVNTISF; encoded by the coding sequence ATGAGAAAGTCTATCTTATTAATAGTGGTGATGCTTTTCTCGTTTTCGATGAAAGCTCAGCAAAAAGTGGTCGTTCACAATTCCGGTAACACAATGTATGCTTCGCCAATTGCTTCGGTGGACAGCATCAAGTTGGACAATACCTATTCGAAATTCAAATTGAGCGGGCAAACCAGCACTTTGGATATCAGAAAAAATGTAATTGACAGTTTGACATTCACCAATAACGCCGTCAATCTTGACAAAATCTACATCATCTACAACGGAACAGATAACGCAACGATTATCAATCCTTATTCTGCAAGCGGCGTAACCATCACTGCGACTGGAGGAACGGTTGCTGTAACCTCAACTTCTGCAACAAGCAATTTAGAATACAATCTTTTAGGAACAAGCGCAAGCGGAAGTCTGACAATGAGTTCTACTTCAACTGCAAAATTTGTTCTTAATAATCTTAATCTGACGAATGCAGCCGGACCGGCAATTATCGTAACTGGCGCACAAACGCATACTTTTACATTACAAACTGGAACAACAAGTTCATTGACCGACGGCTCTACAAATACCAAAAACGGCGCTTTACAAACCGACGGAAAAATTATTTTCACTGGAACAGGAAGTCTGAATATTAATGGAATAAAAAAACACGGCGTTTCTACTTCAAAAGATATTGAAATCCAAAACGGAACAATTACAGTTTCAGGCGCAGCTTCTGACGGTCTGCACTCCGAAGGTTTCACGATGAGCAACGGAACTTTGAAGGTCACAGCAGTTGGCGACGCGGTTGACGCTGGCGATGCAGCAGTTTCGATTTCGGGAGGTTCAATTTCCTCAACTTTGGCTTCGGCTGATGTGAAGGGAGTTAAAACCGGCAGCAACACCATTAATATTTCTGGTGGAACCATTAATCTGATTTTGACTGGAGCGCAATCCAAAGCAATCAGCGCAAAAGGAAACATCACAATCAGTGGCGGAAATATTATGACAAATCTTTCCGGTGCAGCAGTGCTTACAGCTTCAGGAACAGGATTTGACCCTTCCTACTCGACTGCGATTAAAACTGATGGCGTTTTGACTGTAAGCAATGCAACCATTAATCTGACTTTAGCTTCAACAGCAAATGGAGGAAAAGGAATTTCGACAGGTAAAGAAATCAATATCAACAGCGGAAATATTACAATCTCAACGGCTGGAAATGGAGCTGCTTACACCAATACAACGGGCGTTGCAGATTCTTATTCATCTTCTGCGATTTCTTCTGATACTGACATCAATATTCTTGGCGGAACATTAATTTTAACCAATTCCGGAACGGCAAGCAAAGGAATCAAAGCGGATGGAAATGTAAGCATCTCTGGCGGAAGTACAACTGTTAATCTTTCAGGCGCCACATTGCTTAATGCTTCTGGAAGCGGATTTAACCCATCTTATCCAACAGGAATCAAAGCGGATGGAAAAGTTACAATCTTAAGTGGAACCGTTACAGTAACCGGAACTACAACCGCGACCGGAACAAAAGGAATTTCTGCAGATGCAGATATCGAGATTTCTGGTGGAACTATTAATATCACTACTGCCGGAGCTGGTGCAAAATACACCAACACGACCGGAGCAACGGATTCTTATTCTTCTGCTGCAATTTCGGGCGATGCAAACGTGATTATCAGCGGTGGCTCATTAACAACAAACAGTTCAGGAATTGCTGGTAAAGGAATCAAATCTGATGGACAAGTCACCATCGGAACGGCGACGGGAAATCCAACTTTAAAGATTACAACAACCGGAGCTAGATTATTGGTTTCAGGAACAGATTATTCTCACCCGAAAACTTTGGTTGCCGCAAAAGCGATTGTAATTAATAATGGAAATAATACGTTCACTTCTACTGATGACGGCATTCATTCTGATGTTTCTGTAACCATCAACGGCGGAACAAACACGGTTTCTGCAATATCCGCAACTTCTGGCGTTGGAGAAGGTGTTGAAGCGCCTTTGATTACTTTCGCTGGCGGCGTCAATAATATTACCGCATCAAACGACGGAATCAACGCGACTTACGGAACGGTTTCCGGCGGAACTGAAGGAAACGACGGAAGTCACTTATACATCACAGGAGGAATCAATATCGTGACAGGAAGTGATGCAATCGACAGCAACGGAAACATTACAATTTCCGGCGGAACAACTATTGTCAACGGACCGACAAGTCAGCCGGAAGAAGGCATCGATTACAACGGAACTTTTCTGATGAACGGCGGAACATTGATTTCTGCAGGTTCAAACGCCAATATGACCAAAGCAATGGGAACAGCTTCTACACAAGTCAGTATGTACATCAAATCTTCTGCTCAGTTGGCCGCAACTTCTCTATTACACATTGAGAATGTGGCGGGAACAGAAGTGGTAACCTTCAAACCGAAAAATGCCGTTTACTATTTCCACTTCTCAAGTCCCAATTTGGCCAAATCTACGCAGTATAAAATCTACTTCGGCGGAAGTTATACGGGCGGAAGTTTCGCAGGCGGAGCAACAACTTGGGGATTGTACACCGGCGGAACTTATTCTACAACCGGAGCAACTTTGAAAAGCACGACTACAACGTCTGCTTCTGCAACGGTGAACACGATTTCTTTCTAA
- a CDS encoding cation:dicarboxylase symporter family transporter: protein MKGQNKLFIAIIIGLVLGVILGGIVHTSYPESKEEFAKNIKLLGTVFIRLIQMIIAPLVFSTLVVGIAKMGDIKMVGRVGTKAMLWFITASLVSLSIGLVLVNWLEPGHVTQLPIQDVSSASDIVSNSKGFSMEDFVTHIIPKSLFEAFATNEVLQIVVFSVMFGIALSAMGEEYTKPVIKGLDVIAHAILKMVGYIMWVAPLGVFGAISAVVATNGFEIFKVYAIYLRDFFFALGILWLVLLLVGYMILGNRLFELLRRIKEPLLIAFSTTSSEAVFPKLVEELERFGCNSRIVSFILPLGYSFNLDGSMMYMTFASIFIAQIYGIDMPLGQQIIMLLVLMLTSKGIAGVPRASLVIIVAACGMFDIPVEGIALILPIDHFCDMGRSMTNVLGNALATSAVSKWEGQLES, encoded by the coding sequence ATGAAAGGTCAGAATAAACTGTTTATCGCAATTATCATCGGATTGGTTTTGGGCGTTATTTTAGGAGGAATTGTCCACACCAGTTACCCCGAATCGAAAGAGGAATTCGCTAAGAATATCAAGTTGCTGGGAACGGTTTTTATTCGATTGATTCAGATGATTATTGCGCCGTTGGTTTTTTCGACCTTGGTTGTGGGAATCGCAAAAATGGGCGACATCAAAATGGTTGGACGGGTTGGGACGAAGGCGATGCTTTGGTTTATCACGGCGTCTTTGGTTTCCTTGTCGATTGGTTTGGTTTTGGTGAATTGGCTGGAGCCTGGCCACGTGACGCAACTCCCAATTCAGGATGTTTCGTCCGCTTCTGACATTGTGAGCAACAGCAAAGGATTTTCTATGGAAGACTTTGTGACGCACATCATTCCGAAAAGTTTGTTCGAAGCGTTTGCGACCAATGAAGTTCTTCAAATCGTGGTATTTTCCGTAATGTTTGGGATTGCGCTTTCTGCGATGGGTGAAGAATATACGAAACCTGTTATCAAAGGTCTGGACGTGATTGCCCACGCTATTTTGAAAATGGTAGGCTACATTATGTGGGTGGCGCCGTTAGGTGTTTTCGGAGCGATTTCTGCGGTAGTGGCGACGAATGGTTTTGAGATTTTCAAAGTTTACGCCATCTATTTGAGAGATTTCTTTTTTGCGCTCGGCATTCTTTGGCTGGTGCTTTTATTAGTCGGATATATGATTCTCGGCAACAGACTTTTCGAATTGTTGAGAAGAATCAAAGAACCTTTGTTGATTGCATTTTCCACCACAAGTTCCGAAGCCGTTTTCCCGAAATTGGTAGAAGAGTTAGAGAGATTTGGTTGCAACAGCAGAATTGTTTCGTTCATTTTGCCATTGGGATATTCCTTCAATCTGGACGGAAGTATGATGTATATGACCTTTGCCTCGATTTTCATTGCACAGATTTACGGTATCGATATGCCACTTGGACAACAAATCATAATGCTTTTGGTTTTGATGTTGACGAGTAAAGGAATTGCCGGCGTTCCAAGAGCGAGTCTGGTAATCATCGTCGCTGCGTGTGGAATGTTTGATATTCCGGTGGAAGGAATCGCGTTGATTTTACCAATCGACCACTTCTGCGATATGGGAAGAAGTATGACGAATGTTTTGGGTAATGCGTTGGCGACGTCTGCTGTTAGTAAGTGGGAAGGGCAGTTGGAGAGTTAA
- a CDS encoding glycosyltransferase family protein, with product MKVLYAFQGTGNGHLARAQEIIPILKKHALVDTLISGHQTQLKSDFDIDFRFKGVSLLYNKTGGLSYKKTFLENNFCKAAKVIKDLDLSAYDLIINDFEPLTGWAAKLKNLPIVELSHQASLTFKETPKPEKRDWLGSLILNNYVPCKKKIGFHFENYNSHIKKPVIRQKIRNLNPNNQGHYLVYLPSFSDEVITNFLTRIDVQWKVFSKYTKQNQKFNNVEIFPIDEKKYLELFESCEGILCNAGFETPAEALFMNKKLFVIPIENQYEQECNAFALDKMGVANATKLDSTKIRNWINSENLIEVDYPDNIESILTKEVLY from the coding sequence ATGAAAGTATTATATGCCTTCCAAGGCACAGGAAACGGACATCTCGCACGAGCTCAAGAAATCATTCCAATCCTCAAAAAACACGCGCTGGTAGACACTTTGATAAGCGGACATCAGACGCAACTGAAGTCTGATTTTGATATTGATTTCCGTTTCAAAGGGGTTTCTTTGCTTTATAACAAAACAGGCGGTTTGTCCTACAAAAAAACGTTTCTGGAAAACAATTTCTGCAAAGCGGCGAAGGTCATTAAAGATTTAGATTTGTCAGCTTACGATTTGATTATCAATGATTTTGAGCCTTTGACAGGTTGGGCGGCGAAATTGAAAAATCTGCCAATTGTAGAACTCAGTCATCAGGCTTCTTTGACTTTTAAAGAAACACCGAAACCTGAGAAAAGAGATTGGTTGGGAAGTTTGATTCTCAATAATTATGTGCCTTGCAAAAAGAAAATCGGTTTTCATTTCGAGAATTACAATTCGCATATCAAAAAGCCGGTCATAAGACAAAAAATCCGAAATCTGAATCCAAACAATCAAGGTCATTATCTCGTTTATCTTCCCAGTTTTTCGGATGAAGTGATTACTAATTTCCTAACGAGAATTGATGTTCAATGGAAAGTTTTCTCAAAATATACCAAGCAAAATCAGAAGTTCAACAATGTGGAAATTTTTCCGATTGATGAAAAAAAATATCTGGAATTGTTCGAATCTTGCGAAGGAATTCTTTGTAACGCTGGTTTCGAAACGCCAGCTGAGGCTTTGTTTATGAACAAAAAACTATTCGTGATTCCCATCGAAAATCAATACGAGCAGGAATGTAACGCCTTTGCGCTGGACAAAATGGGCGTTGCAAATGCGACCAAGTTGGACTCCACAAAAATCAGAAATTGGATTAATTCTGAAAACCTGATTGAGGTCGATTATCCAGATAATATCGAAAGTATTTTGACGAAGGAGGTTTTGTATTAG
- a CDS encoding UDP-2,3-diacylglucosamine diphosphatase, which translates to MKRDVEIVIISDVHLGTYGCKAKELLRYLNSIRPKNLILNGDIIDIWQFKKSYFPKSHLKVVKKLISFATKESEVLYITGNHDEAFRNFTDFELGKLKLCNKHVLKLGDKKAWIFHGDVFDASVQHSKWIAKLGGQGYDLLIAFNNLVNWFLEKMGKEKYSFSKKIKNNVKKAVKYIGDFELTASELAIENNFDYVICGHIHQPQIREVIGKKGKCTYLNSGDWVENLSALEYQNGEWKLFVYEDEKHTLLDEEPEELKEINSEELMKIVTQMI; encoded by the coding sequence ATGAAAAGAGATGTCGAAATTGTCATTATTTCTGATGTGCATCTTGGAACTTACGGTTGCAAGGCGAAGGAATTGTTGCGCTATCTCAATTCCATCCGTCCGAAAAATTTGATTCTGAATGGCGACATCATTGATATTTGGCAGTTCAAGAAATCATATTTCCCGAAATCTCATTTGAAAGTGGTCAAGAAATTAATCTCATTTGCAACCAAGGAATCGGAAGTTTTATACATCACAGGCAATCACGATGAAGCGTTCCGAAACTTCACAGATTTTGAATTGGGAAAATTGAAGTTGTGCAACAAACACGTTTTGAAACTTGGCGACAAGAAAGCGTGGATTTTTCACGGCGATGTTTTTGATGCGTCGGTTCAGCATTCGAAATGGATTGCGAAATTGGGCGGACAAGGTTATGATTTGCTGATTGCGTTCAACAATCTCGTGAATTGGTTTCTGGAAAAAATGGGAAAAGAGAAATATTCATTCTCAAAAAAGATAAAGAATAATGTCAAAAAAGCCGTGAAATATATCGGCGATTTTGAACTTACTGCTTCGGAATTGGCGATTGAAAATAACTTCGATTACGTGATTTGCGGACATATTCACCAACCTCAAATCCGAGAAGTGATTGGCAAAAAAGGAAAATGCACTTATCTCAATTCCGGCGATTGGGTAGAAAATCTCTCCGCTTTGGAATATCAAAATGGCGAATGGAAACTCTTTGTCTATGAAGATGAAAAACATACTTTGCTGGACGAAGAACCTGAAGAATTAAAAGAAATAAATAGTGAGGAACTGATGAAAATCGTGACTCAAATGATATAA
- a CDS encoding BON domain-containing protein codes for MRKTIKIAALALMVSMTAVSCKKKVSDAELTSQATTTLTAYPGTSVEVKEGKAHLSGVFATEADKQAAIDALKKVEGVKDVHDMATVAPVASPVEVNVVDAAVLTKVNTALKDIPGVKAEDVAGTLTLTGTTTAANARKVKESVDALKIGKYDNKITVK; via the coding sequence ATGAGAAAAACAATTAAAATCGCTGCTCTTGCCCTGATGGTATCAATGACGGCTGTTTCTTGTAAAAAGAAAGTCTCTGATGCAGAATTGACATCACAGGCAACCACAACACTTACCGCTTACCCAGGAACTTCTGTGGAAGTGAAGGAAGGCAAAGCACACTTGAGCGGTGTTTTCGCAACCGAAGCTGACAAACAAGCTGCTATCGATGCTTTGAAAAAAGTAGAAGGTGTGAAAGATGTTCACGATATGGCAACTGTAGCTCCTGTAGCTTCGCCAGTAGAAGTAAACGTGGTGGACGCTGCGGTTCTAACAAAAGTAAACACAGCATTGAAAGACATCCCAGGCGTGAAAGCTGAAGATGTTGCAGGAACTTTGACATTGACAGGAACTACCACTGCTGCTAACGCAAGAAAAGTGAAAGAGTCTGTAGATGCTCTTAAAATTGGTAAATACGATAACAAAATAACAGTTAAATAA
- a CDS encoding serine hydrolase produces the protein MKQAFLILFFLNLSFLGFCQNAEQTKSIDNYLTEVMKTYEIPGLAVGVVKNDKIIFQKYYGRENLESDKKVDSNSLFRVYSTTKLITNVAVFRLIEKGQLSLEDKISKYVDHLPKEWQDVKVKNLLSHSSGIPDFARYEDISSDASNAEVFARLAKEKMEFETGNQFSYNQTNYMLLAMIIEKISGQKFEDYVLKNQFSDAKNKVIFSSNSLEEIPNRVQKYVFNDSLKQYKKSTHVGGLRSHPGNGLAISLPDFLQWSIHLDKNKFLKNETKKLMWQPFDYTNKQDVFAHGWEITKTGDVTSYGFSGGNVSAYSLFPENDLSIIFMSNGYKYNSFPPLYFIVNHIAGLIDKQLANPYWSREESVSSDIIKKPDVKKEIYGYRIENDKVIFTYKIPKDLNAKAITKMAVAGSFNDWNPGNTVYQMVLKDNNTFELALPKSQFEKGKTYEFRFVMNKNGWLSTPYSALNTNGNANDNNLTLKVD, from the coding sequence ATGAAACAAGCCTTCTTAATCCTATTCTTTTTAAATCTTTCATTTTTAGGATTTTGCCAAAATGCAGAGCAAACAAAATCAATCGACAATTACCTGACCGAAGTGATGAAAACTTACGAGATTCCAGGTTTGGCAGTTGGTGTTGTGAAGAATGATAAAATTATTTTTCAAAAATATTATGGGAGAGAAAACTTGGAGTCTGATAAAAAAGTGGATTCGAATTCGCTTTTCAGGGTTTATTCTACAACGAAACTGATTACGAATGTTGCTGTTTTCCGATTGATTGAAAAAGGACAACTTTCGCTTGAAGATAAAATTTCGAAGTATGTTGACCATCTTCCGAAAGAATGGCAAGATGTGAAAGTCAAGAATCTGTTGTCGCATTCATCTGGAATTCCGGATTTTGCCCGATATGAGGATATTTCTTCCGATGCTTCCAACGCTGAAGTTTTTGCAAGATTGGCAAAGGAAAAAATGGAATTTGAAACTGGAAATCAATTCAGTTACAACCAGACGAATTATATGCTTTTGGCAATGATTATCGAAAAGATAAGCGGACAAAAGTTTGAAGATTATGTCTTGAAAAATCAATTTTCTGATGCCAAAAACAAAGTGATATTCTCCTCCAATTCTCTCGAGGAAATCCCGAATCGCGTTCAAAAATATGTTTTTAACGACTCGCTAAAACAGTACAAAAAATCGACTCACGTTGGCGGTTTGAGGTCACATCCTGGCAACGGATTGGCGATTTCGCTTCCTGATTTTCTGCAATGGAGCATTCATCTGGATAAAAACAAATTCCTGAAGAACGAGACTAAAAAGCTGATGTGGCAACCGTTTGATTACACCAACAAGCAAGATGTTTTTGCACACGGCTGGGAAATTACCAAAACTGGCGACGTTACTTCTTATGGTTTTTCTGGTGGGAATGTGAGTGCTTACAGTCTATTTCCGGAGAATGATTTGTCTATTATCTTTATGTCAAATGGTTACAAATACAATTCTTTTCCTCCGTTATATTTTATCGTTAATCATATTGCGGGATTGATTGATAAACAATTAGCTAATCCGTATTGGTCAAGAGAAGAATCCGTTTCTTCAGATATCATAAAAAAGCCTGATGTCAAAAAGGAAATCTATGGTTATCGAATTGAGAATGACAAAGTGATTTTTACTTACAAAATTCCTAAGGATTTAAACGCCAAAGCGATAACGAAGATGGCTGTTGCTGGTTCATTCAATGATTGGAATCCTGGGAATACGGTTTATCAAATGGTTTTAAAGGACAACAATACATTTGAGTTGGCGTTGCCGAAATCTCAATTCGAGAAAGGGAAAACGTATGAGTTCCGATTTGTGATGAACAAAAACGGCTGGCTCTCTACGCCTTACAGCGCACTCAATACCAATGGGAATGCGAATGATAATAATTTGACTTTGAAGGTTGATTAA
- a CDS encoding TonB-dependent receptor, producing MKKFLFLLILICLRLSAQTYNVSGKVTDGNNAPLENATVSLIKEKDSSIINFTGTNKNGNFSFKVPTQNEPSFLQITGDKLKTYSKKFEVINKDEELGNIKLAKDLVTSIEEVQITVSPVKIKKDTVEYTASYLKVKPDAKIDELLKEIPGVETDEDGKITINGKPVNKILINGKPFFNKDGTIALQTFPADIIKKIQFTTSKTREEEFTGRTPKSDSMTVNFNIDEKNNKGNLSNLSLGYGSNKRYEGNLFMTRFQKDRNIALIAASNNINTTGFSVDSFFDNGGTRSKNSAVNGRAVNSGIMRTSIIGINYADKIGDNLDLEKLSLQYNDSNLETYSKTSRTTFLPDYKLDKNSERNGNSDTRKFNANTDANIKIDSLTNVTISANFANTSVDNVSDSNTFTLRDDENLNSSKSSVRGNSENNNFSPTIGLTRRFKNERRSISASINNTFAQSVNRNYNLQETLFFQTPEDNDYRNQFAETKNSRNTFGANFKYFEPISDSATVSLEMNFDHQNLSNERIVNDFDKNSNEYSNYNSLLSNTLNQNNDFLNTEINYNLNKEKLTFRAGANLNYSKLDLNSIYNQENIPLKKNFVLPEYSLMFQYKFTKSKSLRITNNANYTIPSAIELNPFIDISNPLITIQGNKDLKSTWQNLTNINYNSNDVARGINFFATMNFSYINNDIVDFSYFDESGKQFSTYANISGNKRANFNTSFSKSYKWNGNRLRIAPTFSTSYSYRKGFVDATQFTNDIYTLYPRLNLTLNWKDIMDVRSSFGINYSYSHYTNYSLDKTKIANQTVNIGTTNYFLKKDLFWENDFRYANNSNISAGFNRASYFWNSSLTYQFYKKQMMLKFKVYDLLNQRQNITRTIGDNYVEDKEELILRRYFMLTLIFKFNKIGGSKS from the coding sequence ATGAAAAAATTCCTTTTCCTTTTGATTCTGATTTGCCTGAGACTTAGCGCACAAACTTACAACGTAAGCGGAAAAGTGACCGACGGTAATAATGCGCCATTGGAAAACGCAACGGTTTCACTCATCAAAGAAAAAGATTCTTCCATCATCAATTTTACAGGAACGAATAAAAACGGGAATTTCAGCTTTAAAGTTCCAACTCAAAATGAGCCTTCCTTTTTACAAATCACGGGCGATAAACTCAAAACATATTCTAAAAAATTCGAGGTCATTAATAAAGATGAAGAACTTGGTAACATCAAATTAGCAAAAGATTTGGTAACCAGTATAGAAGAAGTTCAAATCACAGTTTCGCCTGTCAAAATCAAAAAAGATACGGTTGAATACACGGCTTCCTATCTCAAAGTAAAACCTGACGCAAAAATCGATGAATTACTAAAAGAAATTCCTGGCGTAGAAACTGATGAAGACGGAAAAATTACGATTAATGGCAAACCTGTCAACAAAATTCTTATCAACGGAAAACCATTTTTTAATAAGGACGGAACGATTGCTTTGCAGACTTTCCCCGCAGACATCATCAAGAAAATCCAATTCACAACGTCGAAAACAAGAGAAGAGGAATTCACCGGAAGAACGCCGAAATCTGACAGTATGACGGTCAACTTCAACATCGATGAAAAAAATAACAAGGGAAATCTCAGTAATCTAAGTCTGGGTTACGGCAGCAACAAACGTTATGAAGGCAATCTTTTTATGACGAGATTCCAGAAAGACAGAAATATTGCCTTGATTGCGGCTTCCAATAATATCAACACAACAGGTTTTTCTGTCGATAGTTTTTTTGACAATGGTGGTACCAGAAGCAAAAACTCAGCGGTCAATGGTCGCGCCGTCAACAGCGGAATTATGCGAACTTCGATTATCGGAATCAATTACGCGGACAAAATCGGTGACAATCTCGATTTGGAAAAACTAAGTCTGCAGTACAACGACAGCAATCTGGAAACCTATTCCAAAACTTCGAGAACGACTTTTCTGCCGGATTATAAATTAGATAAAAACTCGGAGCGGAACGGAAATTCTGACACGCGGAAATTCAATGCGAATACGGACGCCAATATCAAAATCGATTCTTTGACCAATGTTACGATTTCTGCCAATTTTGCGAATACTTCGGTTGATAATGTCAGCGACAGCAATACTTTTACACTTCGAGACGACGAAAATCTAAACAGCAGCAAAAGTTCTGTGAGAGGAAATTCTGAGAACAACAACTTTAGTCCGACGATTGGTTTGACGAGGCGATTCAAAAATGAAAGACGCTCGATTTCGGCTTCCATCAATAATACGTTTGCGCAAAGTGTGAACCGGAATTACAATCTTCAGGAAACTTTATTTTTCCAAACGCCGGAAGATAATGATTACCGAAATCAGTTTGCTGAGACCAAAAATTCCAGAAATACGTTCGGAGCCAACTTCAAATATTTTGAACCGATTTCCGATTCGGCGACGGTTTCTTTGGAAATGAATTTTGACCATCAGAATTTGAGCAATGAAAGAATCGTGAATGATTTTGACAAGAATTCAAATGAATATTCAAATTACAATTCGCTGTTATCAAACACTTTAAATCAAAATAATGATTTCCTGAATACTGAAATCAATTATAACCTCAACAAAGAAAAACTGACGTTCCGCGCTGGTGCGAACCTTAATTATTCCAAACTTGACCTTAATTCCATTTACAATCAGGAAAATATTCCGCTCAAAAAGAATTTTGTGCTGCCAGAATATAGTTTGATGTTTCAGTACAAATTCACGAAAAGCAAGAGTCTGAGAATTACGAACAACGCCAATTACACGATTCCATCGGCAATAGAACTAAATCCTTTCATCGATATTTCAAATCCGCTAATCACGATTCAGGGAAATAAAGATTTGAAAAGTACCTGGCAAAACTTGACGAACATTAATTATAATTCTAATGATGTGGCGAGAGGAATTAACTTTTTTGCCACGATGAATTTCAGTTACATCAATAATGATATTGTGGATTTTTCTTACTTTGATGAGTCTGGAAAACAGTTCAGCACTTACGCAAACATCAGCGGGAACAAGCGTGCGAACTTCAATACGTCGTTTTCCAAAAGTTACAAATGGAACGGAAACCGTTTGAGAATTGCGCCGACCTTCTCAACAAGTTACAGCTACAGAAAAGGTTTTGTGGACGCGACACAATTCACGAATGATATTTACACGCTCTATCCAAGACTGAATTTGACGCTCAATTGGAAAGATATTATGGACGTTCGCTCGTCCTTCGGAATCAATTATTCTTACTCGCATTACACCAATTATAGTCTGGACAAAACGAAAATTGCGAACCAAACGGTCAACATCGGAACGACCAATTACTTCCTGAAGAAAGACCTTTTCTGGGAAAATGATTTCCGATATGCGAACAATTCCAACATTTCGGCAGGTTTCAACCGAGCGTCATATTTCTGGAATTCGAGTTTGACTTATCAGTTTTACAAAAAGCAGATGATGCTGAAATTCAAAGTTTACGATTTGCTGAATCAGCGTCAAAATATCACGAGAACGATTGGCGATAATTATGTTGAAGATAAGGAAGAATTGATTTTGCGCCGTTATTTTATGTTGACTTTGATTTTTAAATTTAATAAGATTGGCGGAAGTAAGAGTTAA